In the Campylobacter showae genome, one interval contains:
- a CDS encoding ankyrin repeat domain-containing protein produces the protein MKRFALGFAALFLVIFVNFIYEKLSRPTHFTVTPDTKIDPNSELAKYVTQEEIDDFAFRYWDIDKYEENNATLNALRNLLRLKNTDKILNFMTRNGLSADVKMKANTTPLMYASFYDDEVTAKRLIDVGANAHAKDNYKLSPLAYAIENNSTKTVKLLLDSGVRLEEAGRIQSYLDYALYDFIDSIVIDKDDIHINFDFPDTDSKGASDPFAYVIANNLLEISKMFFELGYKPECTFKAQRNEEFDCFGILAHIPNYEPMLNLLLDNNVSGQPTKEELKEAYEKCYKSYRWHVDTWKKEIDKNQTIPLLIRMSIENGERYCPDKDGTFGDTRTFMYWANEKNKLKNMINFWDGLKNNPSKVIYIDANISSQDKEKLISNKLIQKRRSKNAAERR, from the coding sequence TTGAAAAGATTCGCACTCGGCTTTGCCGCTCTTTTCCTCGTCATTTTCGTAAATTTTATTTACGAAAAGCTATCTCGCCCTACGCATTTTACCGTCACGCCGGACACCAAGATAGACCCAAACTCCGAGCTAGCTAAATACGTAACGCAAGAGGAGATAGACGACTTTGCTTTTAGATACTGGGATATAGACAAATACGAGGAGAACAACGCCACCCTTAACGCTTTAAGAAATTTGCTGAGGCTAAAAAATACGGATAAGATTTTAAATTTTATGACAAGAAACGGACTTAGCGCCGACGTAAAGATGAAGGCAAACACGACACCGCTGATGTACGCTAGCTTTTACGATGACGAAGTCACGGCAAAAAGGCTTATAGATGTGGGCGCAAACGCTCATGCGAAAGATAACTACAAGCTCTCGCCCCTAGCCTACGCCATAGAAAACAACTCTACAAAGACCGTTAAGCTCTTGCTTGATAGCGGAGTAAGGCTTGAGGAGGCGGGAAGGATACAATCATATTTAGACTATGCGCTATATGATTTTATAGATAGTATCGTAATAGATAAAGACGATATACATATAAATTTTGATTTCCCCGATACGGACTCAAAGGGCGCATCAGATCCCTTCGCATACGTCATAGCTAATAATCTACTAGAAATTTCAAAAATGTTTTTTGAGTTGGGATATAAACCTGAGTGTACATTTAAAGCACAAAGAAACGAGGAATTTGACTGTTTTGGTATTTTGGCGCATATTCCAAACTACGAACCTATGCTAAATTTGCTACTAGACAACAACGTTTCGGGGCAACCTACTAAAGAGGAGCTAAAAGAGGCGTATGAAAAGTGTTATAAAAGTTATAGATGGCACGTTGATACGTGGAAAAAAGAAATAGACAAAAATCAGACCATACCTTTATTGATACGTATGTCTATAGAAAATGGAGAGCGGTATTGTCCAGATAAAGATGGGACATTTGGCGACACTCGCACATTTATGTACTGGGCAAACGAAAAAAATAAACTTAAAAATATGATAAACTTTTGGGATGGCTTAAAAAATAATCCATCCAAAGTAATCTATATCGACGCCAACATAAGTAGTCAAGACAAAGAAAAATTAATATCTAATAAACTAATACAAAAACGAAGGAGCAAAAATGCCGCAGAGCGACGATAG
- a CDS encoding tRNA 2-thiocytidine biosynthesis TtcA family protein, which translates to MIELSKRLLRQVGQTNARYRMVRGGDKILLGLSGGKDSLALAHVLKHMQNVTPEKFEFKAVTLSYGMGEDYAYLTHHCAEHGIEHDVIDSSIFEISKDKIRKNSSFCSFFSRMRRGYLYTYALEHGFNKLAIAHHLDDAVESFFMNFTYNGALRTLAPKYVAANGIEVIRPFIFVRERQLRENAVRNGLTVIGDEACPAMRFDIKMPHARAETKELLANLEKQNPKLFVSLKAAFENIHSDTFFAAGAQNLTDEE; encoded by the coding sequence ATGATAGAGCTTAGCAAGCGGCTGCTGCGCCAAGTCGGGCAGACCAACGCCAGATACCGCATGGTGCGCGGCGGGGATAAAATTTTGCTCGGTCTTAGCGGCGGCAAGGACAGCCTCGCGCTCGCGCACGTGTTAAAACACATGCAAAACGTTACGCCCGAAAAATTTGAGTTTAAGGCCGTGACGCTAAGCTACGGCATGGGCGAGGACTACGCATACCTCACGCACCACTGCGCCGAGCACGGCATCGAGCACGACGTGATCGATAGCTCGATCTTTGAGATATCTAAGGACAAGATCCGCAAAAATTCCAGCTTTTGTAGCTTTTTCTCGCGTATGAGACGCGGCTATCTCTACACCTACGCGCTCGAACACGGCTTTAACAAGCTCGCCATCGCCCACCACCTCGACGACGCGGTCGAGAGCTTTTTTATGAATTTTACTTATAACGGCGCGCTACGAACGCTTGCCCCCAAATACGTCGCGGCAAACGGGATCGAGGTTATCAGGCCGTTTATATTCGTGCGCGAGCGGCAGCTACGCGAAAACGCCGTGCGAAACGGGCTTACGGTTATCGGCGACGAGGCGTGTCCGGCGATGCGATTTGATATCAAGATGCCTCACGCTAGAGCCGAAACTAAGGAGCTTTTGGCAAATTTAGAAAAGCAAAATCCAAAGCTTTTCGTCTCGCTAAAGGCCGCATTTGAAAACATCCACAGCGATACGTTTTTCGCCGCTGGGGCGCAAAATTTGACCGACGAGGAGTGA
- a CDS encoding 5'-methylthioadenosine/adenosylhomocysteine nucleosidase produces MIAILGAMREEVAPLLERIKDYKEVKHANNVFYLANFGGKELVIAYSKIGKVNAALTASAMIEKFGAGKLLFTGVAGALNPNLKIGDMLYATSLVQHDVDITAFGHPHGYVPETSIFIKSDDALNALASSVAAEKGIELKGGIIATGDQFICDNAKKEWLKATFKADAAEMEGASVALVCESLGVPFFVLRAISDEAGGSAEFDFDKFLQDSANVSAQFMLAMIERL; encoded by the coding sequence ATGATAGCGATCTTAGGCGCGATGCGCGAGGAGGTCGCTCCTCTGCTTGAGCGCATCAAGGACTACAAAGAAGTTAAGCACGCAAATAACGTATTTTACCTCGCAAATTTCGGCGGCAAAGAGCTTGTGATCGCCTACTCTAAGATCGGCAAGGTAAATGCCGCTCTTACCGCAAGCGCGATGATCGAGAAATTCGGTGCCGGCAAGCTACTTTTTACCGGCGTTGCAGGCGCGTTAAATCCAAATTTGAAAATCGGCGATATGCTTTATGCGACTAGTCTAGTGCAGCATGACGTCGATATCACGGCGTTTGGACACCCGCACGGCTACGTGCCCGAGACCAGTATCTTTATCAAAAGCGACGACGCACTAAACGCGTTAGCCTCTAGCGTCGCTGCCGAAAAAGGCATCGAGCTAAAAGGCGGCATCATAGCCACGGGCGATCAGTTTATCTGCGATAATGCGAAAAAAGAGTGGCTAAAAGCAACCTTCAAAGCCGATGCGGCCGAGATGGAGGGCGCTAGCGTGGCGCTAGTTTGCGAGAGCCTGGGCGTACCGTTTTTCGTGCTTCGCGCCATCAGCGACGAGGCGGGCGGCAGTGCGGAGTTTGACTTCGATAAATTTTTACAAGACTCAGCAAACGTCAGCGCGCAGTTCATGCTCGCGATGATCGAGCGGCTATGA
- the fabD gene encoding ACP S-malonyltransferase, which translates to MRAAFIFPGQGSQSIGMGKEIYENFRPAAELLQNVSDSLKIDFSNLLFNENDLINRSEFTQPAIVLNSLMCYLALKQSVNLEPSFALGHSLGEFSALAVSGAFDFTGALRIVNLRGKFMQEDCAGKDVTMSVILGLSDETVEQICKNAQADGHQIYAANYNCDGQIVIAGLKGDIAKFESAFKEAGAKRVLPLNMSVISHCPLLKSASEKLTAQLEPALAAKFAPVVSNASAKPYGTKDEALNLLKAQLVSPVLYKQSIKSIENEVDIFVEFGGSVLKGINKKITEKPTFSVTDLSSLEELLKELK; encoded by the coding sequence ATGAGAGCGGCGTTTATATTCCCGGGACAAGGCTCGCAAAGCATCGGTATGGGTAAGGAAATTTACGAAAATTTCCGCCCGGCCGCCGAGCTTTTACAAAATGTAAGCGATAGCCTAAAAATCGACTTTTCAAATCTACTATTCAACGAAAACGACCTTATAAACAGGAGCGAATTTACCCAGCCGGCCATCGTTTTAAATTCACTTATGTGCTATCTAGCTCTAAAACAAAGCGTAAATTTAGAGCCTAGCTTTGCGCTTGGCCACTCTTTGGGCGAGTTTAGCGCGCTTGCGGTTAGCGGCGCGTTTGATTTTACGGGTGCGCTTAGGATCGTAAATTTGCGCGGTAAATTTATGCAAGAAGACTGCGCAGGCAAAGACGTAACGATGAGCGTTATTTTGGGTCTTAGCGACGAGACGGTTGAGCAAATTTGCAAAAACGCGCAAGCGGACGGTCATCAAATTTACGCCGCGAACTACAACTGCGACGGTCAGATAGTGATCGCGGGGCTAAAAGGCGACATCGCCAAATTTGAGTCAGCGTTTAAAGAAGCGGGCGCCAAGCGCGTATTGCCTCTAAACATGTCCGTCATTAGCCACTGCCCGCTTTTAAAGAGCGCTAGCGAGAAGCTAACGGCGCAGCTTGAGCCGGCACTAGCAGCTAAATTTGCCCCAGTCGTTTCAAACGCGTCTGCGAAGCCTTACGGCACGAAAGACGAAGCGCTAAATTTGCTAAAAGCCCAGCTCGTTAGCCCCGTTTTATACAAACAAAGCATCAAAAGCATCGAAAACGAGGTCGATATTTTCGTGGAGTTCGGCGGTAGCGTGCTAAAAGGCATCAACAAAAAAATCACCGAGAAGCCGACCTTTAGCGTAACTGATCTTAGCAGTCTTGAAGAGCTTTTAAAGGAGCTTAAATGA
- a CDS encoding FKBP-type peptidyl-prolyl cis-trans isomerase, with amino-acid sequence MKEQVIAMFYELKDAKTGEILESNMQVGQEISFLTGRGHIIEKLEEEVAKLEKGETKVIVIPAAQACGEYDSSAVQMLPKEQFAGIELKEGMELFGQGEHGESVRVIVKSIGEDDVTVDFNHPYAGKDLEFKVQIFDKRDATPDEIATGMVAGAHTCGCGGHDHDHHHGEGGCCGGHGHHEHKEGGCCGGHGHHHDDGGCGCH; translated from the coding sequence GTGAAAGAACAAGTTATAGCTATGTTTTATGAGCTAAAAGACGCAAAAACGGGCGAAATTTTAGAGTCCAATATGCAAGTAGGGCAGGAAATTTCTTTTTTAACGGGCCGCGGACATATCATCGAGAAACTAGAAGAAGAGGTCGCCAAACTAGAAAAGGGCGAAACAAAGGTTATAGTTATCCCGGCTGCTCAGGCTTGCGGCGAGTACGACTCTAGCGCCGTTCAGATGCTACCTAAGGAGCAGTTTGCAGGCATCGAGCTAAAAGAGGGCATGGAGCTTTTCGGTCAAGGCGAGCATGGCGAGAGCGTACGCGTGATAGTAAAATCTATCGGCGAGGACGACGTGACGGTTGATTTTAACCACCCTTACGCAGGCAAAGATTTAGAGTTTAAAGTTCAAATTTTCGACAAACGCGACGCTACGCCGGACGAGATAGCTACGGGCATGGTAGCCGGCGCTCACACATGCGGATGCGGCGGACACGATCACGACCATCATCACGGCGAGGGCGGTTGCTGCGGAGGCCACGGCCATCATGAGCACAAAGAAGGCGGTTGCTGCGGCGGACACGGTCATCATCACGATGACGGCGGATGCGGTTGCCACTAA
- a CDS encoding tetratricopeptide repeat protein has product MTNLKTFVALFIGATLSYSASNEISVFDAGNLDSSSPYGLTDNEKTFLKNKQSVENLSRNMGDVESNLNAMQERLEGLQSVLDGLNSRMSRIEKRLNDIEGNDGNSTAKSDFDDLKKYVEESRKIQEANNAKITKALKDMGALIDKSNAAPATTKKNDEDKSVASSPAAAEPQAPKTDFTKQKNQDVASEAKKLFDAGKLDDAKARYEYLLSKDHKPAMANFYLGEIAYQQKAYNNAIKYYQQSIQLYDKADYTPKLLYHTAISFDKIKDTASANKFYKALKLGYPDSKEAKAAPTRN; this is encoded by the coding sequence ATGACGAATTTAAAAACTTTCGTGGCTCTTTTTATAGGAGCCACCCTCTCTTATTCCGCCTCTAATGAAATTTCGGTATTTGACGCTGGAAATTTGGATAGCTCTAGCCCATACGGTTTGACCGATAATGAAAAAACTTTTCTAAAAAACAAGCAAAGTGTAGAAAATTTAAGTAGAAATATGGGCGACGTTGAGTCAAATTTAAATGCCATGCAAGAGCGCCTAGAGGGCTTGCAAAGTGTACTAGACGGACTAAACTCAAGAATGTCTAGGATAGAAAAAAGACTAAACGATATCGAAGGAAATGACGGAAATTCTACCGCAAAAAGCGATTTTGATGATCTTAAAAAATACGTAGAAGAAAGCCGAAAAATACAAGAGGCAAACAATGCTAAAATCACCAAAGCCCTTAAAGATATGGGCGCTTTGATAGATAAGAGCAACGCCGCGCCTGCTACCACAAAAAAAAACGATGAAGACAAATCGGTAGCTAGCAGTCCAGCAGCTGCTGAGCCGCAAGCTCCGAAGACTGATTTTACCAAACAAAAAAATCAAGATGTGGCAAGCGAAGCTAAAAAGCTATTTGACGCAGGCAAGCTTGACGATGCAAAGGCTAGATACGAGTATCTTTTAAGCAAAGATCATAAGCCTGCGATGGCAAATTTTTATCTCGGCGAGATAGCGTATCAGCAAAAAGCTTACAACAACGCCATAAAATACTACCAGCAGAGCATTCAGCTGTACGACAAGGCCGACTATACGCCAAAGCTTCTTTATCACACCGCCATCAGCTTTGATAAGATAAAAGATACGGCGAGTGCGAATAAATTTTACAAAGCACTAAAACTAGGCTATCCCGACAGCAAAGAAGCCAAAGCCGCACCTACTCGAAACTAA
- a CDS encoding OmpA family protein: MKKVVLTSAAIAALLLSGCSSKNPEVDMSADANQNMGGMNSSDNMMSDSERLQQLISSIEGQVQTVYFDFDKFNIKGDMQSAINTNAGLFNQSEAQALSVKVEGNCDEWGTDEYNYALGLKRAKAAKDALVKQGVAADRITVVSYGESNPVCTDKTKACDAQNRRAEFKVLP, translated from the coding sequence ATGAAAAAAGTAGTTTTAACTTCTGCTGCTATTGCGGCTTTATTGTTGAGCGGTTGTAGCTCTAAAAACCCTGAAGTTGACATGAGCGCTGACGCTAATCAAAATATGGGTGGTATGAACTCAAGCGATAACATGATGAGTGATAGCGAGAGATTGCAACAATTAATCTCAAGCATCGAAGGTCAGGTTCAAACTGTATACTTCGACTTCGACAAATTTAACATCAAAGGCGACATGCAGTCTGCTATCAACACAAACGCAGGCCTATTTAATCAATCAGAGGCTCAAGCTCTTTCTGTAAAAGTAGAGGGTAACTGCGACGAGTGGGGTACAGATGAGTACAACTATGCACTTGGTCTAAAAAGAGCAAAAGCTGCTAAAGATGCTCTTGTAAAACAAGGCGTTGCTGCTGACAGAATCACAGTTGTAAGCTATGGCGAAAGCAATCCTGTTTGCACAGACAAAACAAAAGCTTGCGACGCTCAAAACAGACGTGCTGAATTCAAAGTTCTTCCATAA
- the tolB gene encoding Tol-Pal system protein TolB, translating into MKKILLFLAFASWLFAVDATISVINKGLALPKIVLQDATTAVGDQAFKSKFHKIMLGDLKVSSDFEVVDEYIASSYEGDSNTNVMSEKGAQLIFRYALEGSANSPLTLRVKLINAKTATTQYEKIYNMNDGAKYPFIAHKAIVELINELKMPPVNWMEKFIIFAKGTGSKQSEIVIADYTLTYQKVLVRGGLNIFPKWVGADQSAFYYSDYSGKNLVLYRYDVASGQKTKILDSKGGMLIASDVSQSGDKILLTMAPQDQPDIYIYDLNSKRLSQVTNYSGIDVNGNFVDGDRRVVFVSDRLGYPNVFAQNVDGSGFEQLVYHGKNNNSVSTYQNYIVYSSREDGKSSFGTRDFNIYMISTQTDYIRQLTASGKNLYPRFSSDGQSVVFIKELGGQSSLGIIRVNENKSFQFPLKIGKIQSIDW; encoded by the coding sequence ATGAAGAAAATTTTACTTTTTCTTGCTTTTGCCAGTTGGCTTTTTGCCGTTGATGCAACCATTTCGGTCATCAACAAAGGCTTAGCCCTACCAAAAATCGTGCTCCAAGATGCCACAACGGCCGTCGGCGATCAGGCTTTTAAGAGCAAATTTCATAAAATCATGTTAGGCGACCTGAAGGTCAGTTCTGATTTTGAGGTCGTGGACGAATATATCGCCAGTAGCTATGAAGGCGACTCGAATACGAACGTGATGAGTGAAAAAGGTGCGCAGCTTATATTTAGATACGCGCTTGAGGGCTCTGCAAACTCGCCTCTAACCCTCAGGGTTAAGCTAATTAATGCAAAAACGGCAACCACTCAGTATGAGAAAATTTACAATATGAACGACGGGGCAAAGTATCCGTTTATCGCACACAAAGCGATAGTTGAGCTCATTAACGAGCTAAAAATGCCGCCTGTAAACTGGATGGAGAAATTTATCATCTTTGCCAAAGGAACGGGCTCTAAGCAAAGCGAGATCGTTATAGCCGACTACACTTTGACCTACCAAAAAGTACTTGTTCGCGGCGGTTTGAATATATTTCCTAAATGGGTAGGAGCTGATCAGAGCGCGTTTTACTACTCTGATTACAGCGGTAAAAACTTAGTTCTTTATAGATACGATGTTGCGAGCGGCCAAAAAACTAAAATTTTAGATAGCAAGGGAGGTATGCTTATAGCCTCTGACGTTAGTCAAAGCGGAGATAAAATTTTGTTAACTATGGCCCCACAAGATCAGCCTGATATCTATATATATGATCTAAATTCAAAAAGGCTTTCTCAGGTAACCAACTATAGCGGTATAGATGTTAACGGCAACTTTGTCGACGGCGATAGACGTGTAGTTTTTGTTTCCGATAGACTCGGCTATCCTAACGTATTCGCGCAAAACGTCGATGGAAGCGGTTTTGAGCAGTTGGTCTATCACGGCAAAAATAACAACTCCGTTAGTACCTATCAAAACTATATAGTTTATTCTAGTAGAGAAGACGGCAAGAGTAGCTTTGGAACGAGAGATTTTAACATTTACATGATCTCTACGCAGACTGATTACATCAGACAGCTTACCGCAAGCGGTAAAAATTTATACCCTAGATTTTCTAGCGACGGGCAAAGCGTAGTGTTTATAAAAGAGCTTGGAGGACAGAGTTCACTTGGTATAATTCGCGTAAATGAGAACAAAAGTTTCCAATTTCCGTTAAAAATCGGCAAAATTCAGTCGATTGATTGGTAA
- a CDS encoding TonB C-terminal domain-containing protein has product MDKFDLKFNTSGYFLLSAFLYLCIISGIFIKLTYFKEEPKKYTDTKDAFMDIMIVEREPDITVKAPEPKKEVVKEEKPQPVKKEEEVKKEEPKPDTTNKPPEPDPVPPEPEEKRVEEPNLKDLFGSIDTSKLKEDKVAKKKEQPKEQSRKKPEKFQITSQQKKASDVINALTLDQVAKTPKSQMTGEYNEYFGTISRILQSKWSAYKADSSDEAEVEIIIDIDGSFSYDIKKLSYNSEFNDKVRDFLQSMTFEKFPPPTQIGRAVRLGTKLEDKLE; this is encoded by the coding sequence ATGGATAAATTTGATCTCAAATTTAACACTTCCGGCTATTTCCTACTATCGGCTTTTCTTTATCTTTGTATCATAAGCGGTATTTTTATTAAGCTTACCTATTTTAAGGAAGAGCCGAAAAAGTATACCGATACTAAAGATGCTTTTATGGATATCATGATAGTTGAGCGCGAGCCCGACATCACCGTAAAAGCACCCGAGCCTAAAAAAGAGGTCGTAAAAGAAGAAAAGCCCCAGCCTGTAAAAAAAGAGGAAGAGGTTAAAAAAGAAGAACCTAAACCGGACACCACAAACAAGCCGCCTGAACCCGATCCCGTACCGCCAGAGCCTGAAGAAAAAAGGGTTGAAGAGCCAAATTTAAAGGATCTATTCGGCAGTATCGATACCTCTAAGCTAAAAGAGGACAAGGTTGCGAAAAAAAAAGAACAACCAAAAGAGCAGAGTCGCAAAAAGCCGGAAAAATTCCAGATAACAAGCCAGCAAAAAAAGGCTAGCGACGTGATAAATGCGCTTACCTTAGATCAGGTTGCTAAAACTCCAAAGTCGCAAATGACTGGCGAATACAATGAATATTTCGGCACGATCAGCAGAATTTTGCAGAGTAAATGGAGTGCTTATAAAGCCGATTCTAGCGATGAGGCGGAGGTTGAGATTATTATCGACATTGACGGATCGTTTAGTTACGATATAAAAAAGTTATCGTATAATAGCGAATTTAACGACAAAGTTAGGGATTTCTTACAAAGTATGACTTTCGAGAAATTTCCGCCGCCTACCCAGATAGGCAGAGCTGTTAGGCTCGGAACCAAACTAGAAGATAAACTAGAATAA
- a CDS encoding biopolymer transporter ExbD, producing MINLDETPELNITPLVDIMLVLLAILMVTTPTIVYEEQILLPDGSKTKTSSAQRKDLTVIVDATKKVRIDQNTMDLRELPDNIVLIGAKYDKNSPVYIKADKSLIYDDVMFVLKSVKNAGFTKVALQTNG from the coding sequence ATGATAAATCTCGACGAAACTCCGGAGCTAAACATAACTCCGCTCGTGGATATCATGCTTGTTTTGCTGGCGATTCTTATGGTTACGACGCCTACTATCGTTTACGAGGAGCAAATTTTGCTACCGGACGGCTCAAAAACTAAAACATCCTCGGCTCAAAGAAAAGATCTGACTGTTATCGTTGATGCTACAAAAAAGGTTAGGATCGACCAAAACACTATGGATCTACGTGAACTTCCCGACAACATCGTGCTTATCGGAGCAAAATACGATAAAAATTCGCCCGTTTATATTAAGGCTGACAAAAGCCTCATATATGACGATGTGATGTTTGTTTTAAAGAGCGTAAAAAACGCAGGCTTTACAAAGGTAGCGCTTCAGACTAATGGATAA
- a CDS encoding MotA/TolQ/ExbB proton channel family protein, with translation MAGLGSWQKKEQNALESLLMGGSKYTLNDSVLKRFVSGSVSKEKLSVAVSISERNATSGITWLSIIASTSPFIGLFGTVVSILETFSQLGQGGGNASLGVIAPAISEALVATGAGIFVAIPAYTFSLLIKRKAYELMGVIRREVDILVTLKEDQ, from the coding sequence ATGGCGGGGCTTGGCTCATGGCAAAAAAAAGAGCAAAATGCGCTTGAGTCGCTACTAATGGGCGGCTCTAAGTATACTCTAAACGACTCGGTTTTAAAAAGATTTGTAAGTGGCTCCGTATCTAAAGAAAAGCTTTCGGTCGCCGTTAGTATTTCGGAGAGAAATGCGACTAGCGGTATCACTTGGCTTAGTATTATCGCTTCCACCTCGCCTTTCATCGGACTTTTCGGTACGGTTGTATCCATCTTGGAGACATTTTCTCAGCTCGGTCAAGGCGGAGGAAATGCTTCGCTAGGCGTTATCGCTCCAGCTATCAGCGAGGCTCTAGTGGCTACCGGAGCGGGCATATTCGTAGCGATTCCTGCTTATACGTTTAGCTTGCTTATCAAACGAAAAGCTTATGAGCTCATGGGCGTCATCAGGCGCGAAGTCGATATCCTCGTAACGCTTAAAGAAGATCAATGA
- the atpC gene encoding ATP synthase F1 subunit epsilon, with translation MNKLHLEIVTPEGLVFSNDIKSVVLPGSEGEFGVLPGHASLISLLKAGVIDIESEDKSHDAVAINWGYAEINEGKATILADGAVHVSGNSESEIANSLQKAKDLIASMSSENNAMAAAVAKLDSMARTR, from the coding sequence ATGAATAAATTACATTTAGAAATCGTTACGCCTGAGGGTTTAGTGTTTTCAAACGATATCAAAAGCGTAGTTTTGCCGGGTAGCGAGGGGGAGTTTGGGGTTTTACCCGGACATGCCTCGCTTATATCGCTTTTAAAAGCCGGCGTTATAGACATCGAGAGCGAAGATAAAAGCCATGATGCCGTCGCGATAAACTGGGGATATGCCGAGATAAACGAGGGCAAGGCGACCATCCTTGCCGACGGCGCCGTTCACGTGTCGGGAAATTCCGAGAGCGAGATAGCAAATTCATTGCAAAAGGCTAAGGATTTGATCGCTAGCATGAGCAGCGAGAATAACGCTATGGCCGCTGCCGTAGCAAAACTAGATAGTATGGCTCGGACAAGATAG
- the atpD gene encoding F0F1 ATP synthase subunit beta, which yields MKGIISQVMGPVVDVDFTDYLPKINEAVEVNFEVEGKQNRLVLEVAAHLGDNRVRTIAMDMSEGLTRGLEATALGAPISVPVGEKVLGRIFNVVGDLIDEGEGVEFDKKWSIHRDPPPFEEQSTKSEIFETGIKVVDLLAPYAKGGKVGLFGGAGVGKTVIIMELIHNVAFKHSGYSVFAGVGERTREGNDLYHEMKESNVLDKVALCYGQMNEPPGARNRIALTGLTMAEYFRDEMGLDVLMFIDNIFRFSQSGAEMSALLGRIPSAVGYQPTLASEMGKFQERITSTKKGSITSVQAVYVPADDLTDPAPATVFAHLDATTVLNRAIAEKGIYPAVDPLDSTSRMLDPQILGGEHYKVARGVQAVLQKYKDLQDIIASLGMDELSEEDKVTVDRARKIERFLSQPFFVAEVFTGSPGKYVSLEENIAGFKGILEGKYDDLPENAFYMVGNIDEAIAKAEKLKA from the coding sequence ATGAAAGGTATCATTTCTCAGGTAATGGGTCCGGTAGTCGACGTCGATTTCACGGATTATTTACCCAAGATCAACGAAGCCGTCGAAGTAAATTTCGAGGTTGAGGGCAAGCAAAATAGACTTGTACTAGAGGTTGCCGCGCACCTTGGCGATAACCGCGTAAGAACTATCGCTATGGACATGAGTGAAGGCTTAACTAGGGGCCTTGAGGCTACGGCTTTAGGTGCGCCTATTAGCGTTCCGGTCGGCGAAAAAGTTTTGGGAAGAATTTTTAACGTCGTCGGCGATCTGATTGATGAGGGCGAGGGCGTAGAATTTGACAAAAAATGGTCTATTCACCGCGATCCTCCGCCATTTGAAGAGCAAAGCACGAAGAGCGAAATTTTTGAAACAGGCATCAAAGTAGTTGACCTTTTAGCTCCTTACGCAAAGGGCGGTAAAGTCGGACTATTCGGCGGTGCCGGCGTCGGTAAGACGGTTATTATCATGGAGCTGATCCACAACGTTGCGTTTAAACACAGCGGTTACTCCGTATTTGCTGGCGTCGGCGAGCGAACGCGTGAAGGAAACGACCTTTATCACGAGATGAAAGAAAGTAATGTTTTGGATAAAGTCGCCTTGTGCTACGGTCAGATGAATGAGCCGCCGGGGGCAAGAAACCGTATCGCTCTAACAGGTCTTACAATGGCTGAGTACTTCCGCGACGAGATGGGACTTGACGTTTTGATGTTTATCGATAATATCTTCCGTTTCTCTCAGTCTGGTGCAGAGATGTCGGCGCTTCTTGGACGTATTCCGTCAGCCGTTGGTTATCAGCCGACTTTGGCGAGCGAAATGGGTAAATTTCAAGAGAGAATTACGTCAACTAAAAAGGGTTCGATCACATCGGTTCAGGCTGTTTATGTTCCTGCGGACGACCTTACCGACCCAGCTCCTGCGACCGTTTTTGCGCACCTTGATGCGACTACCGTTCTAAACAGGGCTATCGCAGAAAAGGGAATTTATCCTGCGGTTGACCCGCTTGATTCGACATCAAGAATGCTGGATCCTCAAATTTTGGGCGGTGAGCACTATAAAGTAGCTCGCGGCGTGCAGGCGGTTTTACAAAAATATAAAGACCTTCAAGACATCATCGCGAGCCTCGGTATGGACGAACTTAGCGAAGAAGATAAGGTTACTGTCGACCGCGCTAGAAAGATAGAGAGATTCTTATCTCAGCCGTTCTTCGTTGCCGAGGTATTTACGGGAAGTCCTGGTAAATACGTAAGTCTTGAGGAGAATATCGCCGGCTTTAAGGGAATTTTGGAAGGCAAATATGATGATTTGCCGGAAAACGCATTTTATATGGTAGGAAACATCGACGAGGCGATAGCAAAAGCTGAAAAACTTAAAGCCTAA